From the Deinococcus carri genome, one window contains:
- a CDS encoding acetyl-CoA carboxylase carboxyltransferase subunit alpha, with product MTADTLSKLEERVRDLEATARETGQNLDAALTPLRAEVNRLRAERSANLSRWDRVQLARTPGRPTALDYVERLCTDFTELHGDRAYGDDPALIGGPARWQGIPVMLLMQQKGRDTKSKIKRRFGSANPEGYRKAVRLMDLADRFGLPVVALIDTQGAYPGIEAEERGQGWAIAESIQRMVRLRVPAVCAVIGEGGSGGALAIGVGNRVLIQENAWYSVISPEGAASIIWKDAGKAPEAAEALKLTAPDLLNLGIVEEVIAEPVGGAHLDPDAAAQALGEAVRRNLADLAGLDGETLRAQRAARFRSLGAFREV from the coding sequence ATGACCGCCGACACGCTCAGCAAGCTCGAAGAACGGGTGCGTGACCTGGAGGCCACCGCCCGCGAAACCGGGCAGAACCTCGACGCGGCGCTGACGCCCCTGCGGGCCGAGGTGAACCGACTGCGCGCCGAGCGCAGCGCCAACCTGTCGCGCTGGGACCGGGTTCAGCTTGCCCGCACGCCGGGTCGGCCCACGGCCCTCGATTACGTCGAGCGCCTGTGTACCGACTTCACCGAGCTGCACGGCGACCGGGCCTACGGCGACGACCCAGCCCTGATCGGCGGCCCCGCCCGCTGGCAGGGCATCCCCGTCATGCTGCTGATGCAGCAGAAGGGCCGCGACACCAAGAGCAAGATCAAGCGCCGTTTCGGCAGCGCGAACCCCGAGGGCTACCGCAAGGCCGTGCGCCTGATGGACCTGGCAGACCGCTTCGGCCTGCCGGTGGTGGCCCTGATCGATACCCAGGGGGCCTACCCCGGCATCGAGGCCGAGGAGCGCGGCCAGGGCTGGGCGATTGCCGAGAGCATCCAGCGGATGGTGCGCCTGCGGGTGCCCGCCGTCTGCGCCGTGATTGGCGAGGGCGGCTCGGGGGGTGCGCTCGCTATCGGTGTGGGCAACCGGGTGCTGATTCAGGAAAACGCCTGGTACTCGGTGATCTCGCCCGAGGGGGCCGCCAGCATCATCTGGAAGGACGCGGGCAAGGCCCCCGAAGCCGCCGAGGCCCTGAAGCTCACCGCCCCCGACCTGCTCAACCTCGGCATCGTCGAGGAGGTCATCGCCGAGCCGGTCGGCGGCGCGCACCTCGATCCGGACGCTGCTGCCCAGGCTCTGGGCGAGGCCGTCCGCCGCAACCTCGCGGACCTCGCCGGGCTGGACGGGGAGACGCTGCGGGCGCAGCGGGCCGCGCGGTTCCGGTCGCTGGGGGCGTTCCGCGAGGTCTGA
- a CDS encoding thymidine phosphorylase yields MPSSPNIPDLIRKKRDGEAHTPAELEALVLGYTRGEVPDYQISAWLMAVYLRGMTPQETADLTRVMADSGDQMNLGDLPHTVDKHSTGGVGDKTSLILTPMLAALGLTVAKMSGRGLAHTGGTIDKLESFPGWTPELPEDRFLAQAREIGLALVGQSRDLAPADGKLYALRDVTATVDCLPLIASSIMSKKLASGAHTVVLDVKVGAGAFMRTLEDGRALARAMVDIGTRAGRQVRAVLTDMDTPLGHMAGNSLEVQEALATLRGEGPADLTELCVALAVEALAAYGEDEAAAEARARATLEDGSALERFRAFIAAQGGDAALVDHPERLDVAPGRAEVMSPSSGYVERMDALAVGRAVLALGGGRERKGEPIDHGVGVELLKKPGEAVRAGEPVLRLYHRDGRGLEAARELLQAGLSVGEAAPTPEPLILDRVS; encoded by the coding sequence ATGCCTTCCTCCCCCAACATCCCCGATCTGATCCGCAAGAAACGCGACGGTGAGGCGCACACCCCCGCCGAACTTGAAGCCCTGGTGCTGGGCTACACCCGCGGTGAGGTGCCCGACTACCAGATCAGCGCCTGGCTGATGGCCGTCTACCTGCGCGGCATGACGCCCCAGGAGACGGCGGACCTGACGCGCGTGATGGCGGACTCGGGCGACCAGATGAACCTGGGGGACCTGCCGCACACGGTGGACAAGCACTCGACGGGCGGCGTGGGCGACAAGACCAGCCTGATTCTCACGCCGATGCTGGCCGCGCTGGGCCTGACGGTCGCCAAGATGAGCGGGCGCGGCCTGGCCCACACCGGCGGCACCATCGACAAGCTCGAAAGCTTTCCCGGCTGGACCCCCGAGCTGCCCGAGGACCGCTTTCTGGCCCAGGCCCGCGAGATCGGCCTCGCGCTGGTGGGGCAGAGCCGGGACCTCGCGCCCGCCGACGGCAAGCTGTACGCCCTGCGCGACGTGACGGCGACGGTGGACTGCCTGCCGCTGATTGCCTCGTCCATCATGAGCAAGAAGCTCGCCTCGGGCGCGCACACGGTCGTGCTGGACGTGAAGGTGGGCGCGGGGGCCTTTATGCGGACCCTGGAGGACGGCCGCGCCCTCGCCCGCGCGATGGTGGACATCGGCACCCGCGCCGGGCGGCAGGTGCGCGCCGTGCTGACCGATATGGACACGCCGCTGGGCCACATGGCCGGCAACAGCCTGGAGGTGCAAGAAGCCCTTGCCACCCTGCGCGGCGAGGGTCCTGCCGACCTGACGGAGCTGTGCGTGGCGCTGGCCGTGGAGGCCCTGGCTGCCTACGGGGAGGACGAGGCGGCGGCCGAGGCCCGTGCCCGCGCGACCCTGGAGGACGGCTCGGCGCTTGAGCGGTTCCGCGCCTTCATCGCCGCGCAGGGTGGCGACGCGGCCCTGGTGGACCACCCCGAGCGGCTGGACGTGGCCCCCGGCCGTGCGGAGGTCATGTCCCCATCCTCCGGCTACGTGGAGCGCATGGACGCCCTGGCGGTGGGCCGCGCCGTTCTCGCGCTGGGTGGCGGCCGCGAGCGCAAGGGCGAGCCGATTGACCACGGCGTCGGCGTGGAGCTGCTGAAAAAGCCCGGCGAGGCGGTGCGGGCGGGCGAGCCAGTGCTGCGCCTGTACCACCGCGATGGGCGGGGGCTGGAGGCGGCGCGGGAGCTGTTGCAAGCGGGCCTGAGCGTGGGCGAAGCGGCCCCCACGCCCGAACCGCTGATTCTGGACCGGGTGAGCTGA
- a CDS encoding DUF4157 domain-containing protein yields MAESVRKPGERQRGTSISEPELRVQRRVQLTPPQPVLPAPRSLPVLTDYVPVRSLQRQAVQPVFEAAGERQQLQVQRQTERESLQHQITELRASLPPGAAPLPAPQSPTLPLAFQRQTHGKGAGLAPSPADWAGLYAYEMARHTPDARGMYPSAPVAALQRLVASGLAQTARTSTLPPVQRQAELGQALASLRRQPLGRGVVQGSLSQMVPGERLALQRALDEANETLGRQEAQGKSWEALQGLQRQLAAHETGASQPLLQQIQARRGAGNPLPAAVQRHLEQGLNHDLSRVRIHNDAEADRLAKGVNAVAFTTGTDIFFRRGKYEPNTQTGLELLAHEVTHVQQQAQGRVGAGVDPDAGLEAEAKRMGARLTQLRVRRPASRPPQAEGPATTGAAPLQRKQADPAKNNSTASGTRPTRPIPPQAASSSTARTAARPAGSSTTNTNRPRTSAAAPASATARPAQASASRPSPGQQALNLVRFGVNAQLNYQKDVFSGAYSGAKDMVTGLWNLGKSAALGAWNLTAGWATDPKAARNTWASVKGTAPLVSDLNMMANPLLYGLSDPQGYAAARSRTQQRGLNLWNGLKAPYQEAWQSGHPGQAVGRGLVDMGSLFAGGLGTVGKVGEGASLTGRAGETLNTFSLGARNALAPRTRIALPGGGYLEVPTASTVDRMAVPGAQGSSRAGGAAAAGLRAAREQFTGLQNTLDRILPPGSATGDTAKIRTSIDRIMRDAQIKIGKASTPDEIERITEHMRREVGRQLQGIDTSKGPFRASPNEVMYQTRQQAIDAAKVRAGIPAGAKPVDRWQVGSSDTQASIAKGVAARDGRGTNYVYSNNPGGYGQYEVYKTTDRYGRTTYRTVVVHTEDTNNFLPHVHAGIYEAPPSIRSQTAGTNGDKATVPDFRNDSYISVGDDHHLTYQYRSATTSSKAK; encoded by the coding sequence ATGGCCGAGAGCGTGCGGAAGCCGGGCGAGAGGCAGCGGGGCACGAGCATCAGCGAGCCTGAGCTCCGGGTGCAGCGGCGGGTCCAGCTCACGCCGCCCCAGCCGGTCCTCCCAGCGCCACGTTCCCTCCCGGTCCTGACGGATTACGTCCCTGTTCGCAGCCTGCAACGTCAGGCGGTGCAACCTGTCTTTGAGGCCGCCGGGGAACGCCAGCAACTCCAGGTGCAGCGACAGACCGAACGGGAGAGCCTGCAACACCAGATAACGGAGCTTCGGGCCAGCCTGCCCCCTGGGGCCGCACCGTTGCCCGCCCCGCAATCCCCTACTCTGCCCCTGGCCTTCCAGCGCCAGACGCATGGGAAGGGGGCCGGGCTGGCTCCTTCCCCGGCCGACTGGGCCGGGCTGTACGCCTACGAGATGGCGCGGCACACCCCGGACGCGCGGGGGATGTATCCCTCTGCACCCGTCGCGGCCTTGCAGCGCCTGGTGGCCTCGGGGCTGGCCCAGACCGCCCGCACCTCCACTTTGCCTCCAGTGCAACGGCAGGCCGAACTTGGGCAGGCGCTGGCAAGCCTGAGGCGGCAGCCGCTGGGCCGGGGGGTGGTGCAGGGCAGCCTGAGCCAGATGGTGCCCGGGGAACGCCTGGCCCTTCAGCGGGCACTCGACGAGGCCAACGAGACGCTCGGGCGGCAGGAAGCGCAGGGCAAGTCATGGGAGGCGTTGCAGGGTTTGCAACGTCAACTGGCCGCACACGAAACCGGGGCCAGCCAACCGCTCCTCCAGCAGATTCAGGCCAGGAGGGGCGCTGGAAACCCTCTTCCGGCCGCAGTCCAGCGACATCTGGAACAGGGGCTGAACCACGACCTGAGCCGGGTGCGGATTCACAACGACGCCGAGGCGGACAGGCTGGCGAAGGGCGTGAATGCCGTCGCTTTTACCACGGGGACGGACATCTTCTTCCGGCGGGGGAAGTACGAGCCGAACACGCAGACGGGACTGGAACTGCTGGCGCACGAGGTGACGCACGTTCAGCAGCAGGCCCAGGGCCGGGTGGGGGCAGGGGTAGACCCCGACGCCGGACTAGAGGCCGAGGCGAAGAGGATGGGGGCCAGGCTGACCCAGCTCAGGGTGCGCCGACCAGCCAGTCGCCCCCCTCAGGCCGAGGGTCCGGCCACGACCGGCGCGGCTCCTCTTCAGCGCAAACAGGCTGACCCAGCCAAAAACAACAGCACCGCTTCCGGGACCAGGCCGACCCGTCCCATTCCCCCCCAGGCTGCTTCCTCATCCACCGCCCGAACGGCGGCCAGACCCGCGGGCAGTTCCACGACCAACACCAACAGGCCACGAACGTCTGCCGCTGCCCCAGCTTCTGCCACCGCCCGGCCTGCTCAGGCCTCGGCTTCTCGTCCCAGTCCTGGACAGCAGGCCCTGAATCTCGTCCGCTTCGGGGTCAATGCACAGTTGAACTACCAGAAGGACGTTTTCAGCGGCGCGTATAGCGGCGCAAAGGACATGGTCACCGGCCTCTGGAACCTGGGGAAAAGTGCTGCGCTTGGGGCCTGGAACCTCACTGCCGGCTGGGCCACGGATCCCAAGGCAGCCCGCAATACCTGGGCAAGCGTGAAAGGCACGGCTCCCTTGGTCTCTGACCTCAACATGATGGCCAATCCCCTCCTCTACGGTCTCTCGGACCCCCAGGGGTATGCGGCGGCAAGGTCCCGCACGCAGCAGCGCGGCCTGAATCTCTGGAACGGGCTGAAAGCCCCGTATCAGGAGGCCTGGCAGAGTGGGCATCCCGGCCAGGCTGTGGGGCGCGGCCTGGTGGACATGGGCAGCCTCTTCGCGGGCGGCCTCGGGACAGTCGGCAAGGTCGGGGAAGGAGCCAGCCTAACCGGACGGGCGGGGGAAACGCTCAATACCTTCTCTCTCGGAGCGAGGAATGCGCTGGCCCCCCGTACACGCATCGCCTTGCCGGGTGGTGGCTACCTTGAGGTCCCCACGGCATCCACGGTGGACCGCATGGCTGTCCCTGGTGCCCAGGGCAGCAGCCGGGCAGGCGGCGCAGCAGCCGCAGGCTTGCGGGCAGCACGGGAACAATTCACGGGACTACAGAACACGCTTGATAGAATCTTGCCCCCAGGGAGCGCCACGGGAGATACCGCCAAGATTCGCACCTCTATTGATCGGATCATGAGAGATGCCCAGATTAAGATTGGCAAGGCAAGTACACCTGACGAGATCGAGAGAATCACGGAGCATATGCGCCGCGAAGTAGGACGCCAACTCCAGGGCATTGACACCAGCAAGGGGCCGTTCCGTGCCTCACCCAACGAGGTGATGTACCAGACCCGACAACAGGCCATTGATGCCGCCAAAGTAAGAGCCGGCATTCCAGCTGGGGCCAAACCCGTAGACCGTTGGCAGGTTGGTTCATCTGACACACAAGCCAGTATAGCTAAAGGGGTAGCAGCTAGAGATGGCAGGGGGACAAACTATGTTTATAGCAATAACCCTGGAGGCTACGGGCAATACGAGGTCTACAAAACCACAGACAGGTATGGCAGAACTACTTATAGAACAGTAGTTGTGCATACGGAAGATACGAATAACTTTTTGCCACATGTGCATGCTGGCATTTATGAGGCACCCCCAAGCATTAGGTCCCAAACAGCAGGTACCAATGGAGATAAAGCGACAGTACCGGACTTTAGAAACGATTCTTATATTTCAGTAGGAGATGACCACCACCTCACCTATCAATATAGATCTGCTACCACGTCAAGTAAAGCAAAATAA
- a CDS encoding LapA family protein encodes MRTVVLIIIVVLAVIFAVLNRHALMFGHTLNLGFATYTGVPLGLILLLTALVLALVFYFWAGVAGLRAQADSARLLRDMEALRLSLDSQEGSRFAQLQASIDERFNALGTGAGTNAADLSAVNARIDALQRDVNVQLAQLDDYLKRRLG; translated from the coding sequence ATGCGGACCGTCGTCCTGATCATCATCGTCGTGCTCGCCGTCATCTTCGCGGTGCTGAACCGGCACGCGCTGATGTTCGGGCACACCCTGAATCTGGGCTTTGCCACCTACACCGGCGTGCCGCTGGGCCTGATTCTGCTGCTCACGGCGCTGGTGCTGGCGCTGGTCTTCTACTTCTGGGCGGGGGTGGCGGGGCTGCGGGCACAGGCCGACAGCGCGCGGCTGCTGCGGGACATGGAAGCGCTGCGCCTGAGCCTCGATAGTCAGGAGGGCAGCCGCTTTGCCCAGCTCCAGGCGTCCATCGACGAGCGCTTCAACGCGCTGGGCACAGGCGCGGGCACGAACGCCGCCGACCTGAGCGCGGTGAACGCCCGCATCGACGCCCTCCAGCGCGACGTGAACGTGCAACTCGCGCAGCTCGACGATTACCTCAAGCGCCGCCTGGGCTGA
- a CDS encoding DUF4279 domain-containing protein, which produces MTAEAEGQNAPYLRVYLGIWGAFDPGAFGETVGLEADESRRRGERNVNLDLPRYDHWQLHAHARHGFDVDEMVTELLARFPCRQERLRDTVAAWGLGISLSVVAEWDARQTSAPAVTFSVENMRRLVALGACIDVDLYPLYPND; this is translated from the coding sequence GTGACCGCAGAAGCTGAGGGGCAAAACGCCCCTTACCTGCGCGTCTATCTGGGCATCTGGGGTGCCTTCGATCCTGGGGCCTTCGGGGAAACGGTGGGCCTGGAGGCGGACGAGTCGCGGCGGAGGGGAGAGAGGAATGTCAACCTTGACCTGCCCCGTTATGATCACTGGCAGCTCCACGCCCACGCGCGGCATGGCTTTGACGTGGATGAGATGGTCACGGAACTCCTCGCCCGGTTCCCGTGCCGTCAGGAACGGTTACGGGACACGGTGGCAGCGTGGGGACTGGGGATTTCCCTGTCCGTGGTGGCGGAATGGGACGCGCGGCAGACCTCTGCGCCCGCCGTGACCTTCTCGGTGGAGAATATGCGGCGGCTCGTGGCATTGGGCGCGTGCATTGACGTGGACCTCTATCCGCTCTATCCGAACGACTGA
- the accD gene encoding acetyl-CoA carboxylase, carboxyltransferase subunit beta: MALDRFFRRRRPQPQGGGDLPDLWTQCPQCKQGLYNRDLEANSFVCPKCGHHFRLDAGQRLDVLLDEGTFEQQSGRVRPTDPLEFRDIEAYPERLARAQKKTGRPDAILTGRGTIHGLPVTVAAMDFAFSGGSMGSVVGEEIARAAEAAAVAGTPFVLVAASGGARMQESALSLMQMAKTTVALEGLAARGLPYISILSDPTTGGVTASFATIADVIVAEPGALIGFAGPRVIQQTIRQHLPEGFQRAEFLLAHGMVDDVVDRREHRAYLARLLGVLTRQEVSA, encoded by the coding sequence ATGGCGCTCGACCGTTTTTTCCGCAGACGCCGCCCGCAGCCGCAGGGCGGGGGCGACCTGCCGGACCTCTGGACCCAGTGCCCCCAGTGCAAGCAGGGGCTGTATAACCGCGACCTCGAAGCGAACAGTTTCGTCTGCCCCAAGTGCGGGCATCATTTCCGCCTGGACGCCGGGCAACGTCTGGACGTGCTGCTGGACGAGGGCACCTTCGAGCAGCAGTCGGGCCGGGTGCGGCCCACCGATCCGCTGGAGTTCCGCGATATCGAGGCGTACCCCGAGAGGCTGGCGCGCGCCCAGAAGAAGACGGGCCGCCCCGACGCCATCCTGACCGGCCGCGGCACCATTCATGGCCTGCCCGTCACCGTCGCCGCGATGGACTTCGCCTTCAGCGGCGGCAGCATGGGCAGCGTGGTGGGCGAGGAGATCGCCCGCGCCGCCGAAGCCGCCGCCGTGGCCGGAACGCCCTTCGTGCTGGTCGCGGCCAGCGGCGGGGCCAGGATGCAGGAGAGCGCGCTGTCGCTGATGCAGATGGCCAAGACGACGGTGGCGCTGGAGGGCCTCGCGGCCCGCGGCCTGCCCTACATCAGCATCCTGAGCGACCCCACGACCGGCGGGGTGACCGCCTCCTTCGCCACCATCGCGGACGTGATCGTGGCCGAGCCGGGGGCGCTGATCGGCTTCGCCGGGCCGCGCGTCATCCAGCAGACCATCCGCCAGCACCTCCCCGAGGGCTTCCAGCGCGCCGAGTTCCTGCTGGCGCACGGCATGGTGGACGACGTGGTGGACCGCCGCGAACACCGCGCCTACCTCGCGCGGCTGCTGGGCGTGCTGACCCGGCAGGAGGTGAGCGCATGA
- a CDS encoding NUDIX domain-containing protein: MSRVIHNAILVPCHLTSGRILVQDRRGHRPPPWGFFGGGIEVGETPVQALLRETREELGVQLAEEVVHDEGAVTGMIRDLAFTLHVFSWPFDGDLSVFTLGEGAGMELVTPEEMLRRVEPGGPDAYVTRQAQAFLRRLGASSVSR; the protein is encoded by the coding sequence ATGTCCCGTGTTATCCACAACGCGATTCTCGTGCCGTGTCATCTGACCTCGGGTCGAATTCTCGTTCAGGATCGGCGTGGGCACCGTCCCCCACCGTGGGGTTTTTTCGGCGGCGGCATTGAGGTAGGGGAGACGCCTGTGCAAGCTCTCTTGCGGGAGACTCGTGAAGAACTCGGCGTCCAACTCGCCGAGGAAGTGGTGCATGACGAGGGTGCCGTCACGGGCATGATCCGCGATCTCGCCTTTACCCTGCACGTCTTCAGTTGGCCCTTCGACGGTGATCTCTCGGTGTTTACATTAGGAGAGGGCGCAGGGATGGAACTTGTGACTCCTGAAGAGATGCTGCGGCGAGTTGAGCCGGGTGGCCCAGACGCTTATGTGACACGTCAGGCCCAAGCGTTCCTGAGGCGTCTTGGGGCCTCCTCTGTCTCAAGGTGA